The following proteins come from a genomic window of Takifugu rubripes chromosome 11, fTakRub1.2, whole genome shotgun sequence:
- the LOC101077415 gene encoding eukaryotic translation initiation factor 4 gamma 1 isoform X1 — protein sequence MNKAPQPITGPPSAPHPAPSPGLSQPSFPPGQPPSVVFATPPPPQMNPSAQPRQFASGPRPLHQQGSFRSLQSYYNNRTNLPPPSASRGVPPSSGPRPVAPTHVYQAGSQMMMIPGQQLPFPSSPQGPAYFIPGQYRSATYVAPPQQYPVQTGNPGFYTATNPAEYGTYGAYYPAQPQFTPSVQAPPVIMNPAPQQQQPPPQPPQHIPTKRERKQIRIRDPNQGGRDITEEIMSGGRSGSTPTPPQTALSGTESPTVGQANGESVPAGAAATVVRPDERGKPTPPPPSKTPELSKADPVPAETTSSDPNTKSPSPHLLSEPEDVSLHTVSTLRPSAVAEEMDAAPPSTEGLHSAPEVPAYPAPLPDPVRTCTAKSEKAAAPEEEEEEEEEVEEEEVEEQVEVVKAGEADPSSDPLAAPPSTSNGVAEVETDRPAAVFPPSRVETTLESPIAQPEELCLPNGLPLPAPQDPEVPAVDPGERDDSPIAEPDITQDSLAQTASATAEMAETPVVQAAEQPAAAPQEISVEQVAQAVPVESEVQETVPADAAPTETADVEESPPMPQPTAEEEKPSSAETVSITDSTSEPVPASPPPTAEEREDIPPPLTATPALVETTMQAAVSVPKKKRKIKELNKKEAVGDLLDAFKEELVVAPPEPAPTPVQETKPPVVASPPPEEADLTWEDKEDKLDAENIQPTAPEPTVIDKKYQYKEEQWKPINPEEKKKYDRVFLLGFQFSSASMNKPEGLPAISDVVLDKANKTPLRQLDPSRLPGINCGPDFTPSFANLGRPGMGGGRGPPPGMGIGVGSSRRSQQVQRKEPRKIITTMSLSDDVQLNKAEKAWKPSVKKSVRTRGPEEIDENDPESIKTFELFKSVRSILNKLTPQKFQQLMKQVMELNIDTEERLKGVIDLIFEKAISEPNFSVAYANMCRCLIGLRVETLDKTGATVNFRKVLLNRCQKEFEKDKDDDEIIERKRKELDSASEDVKQRLVEELQEAEDSARRRSLGNIKFIGELFKLKMLTEVIMHDCIVKLLKNHDEESLECLCRLLSTIGKDLDFEKAKPRMDQYFNQMEKIIKERKTTSRIRFMLQDVLDLRRNNWVPRRADQGPKTIDQIHKEAELEEHREHMKVQQALVSKKEMGGGPGGRIGGGIGGRGGSHTPGRGGPPQDEGWNTVPISKRPIDPSRLTKITKTPVLDFNNQYLAPGGKGTFGSWGKGSSGGTSTKPVDSGSEAGSRPATSTLNRFSALQQPSSSSSSSADPDRRVPQRNSSSRERGDNFERSNRGERFDRGEDRRDDHERNRLLVTKRSFSREKEERSREREQRGPADPVRRVASMTDDRDRARSREKNEKREPAVTPPPPQAPSKPSLNEDEVSKKSVAIIEEYIHIYDTKEALQCVQELNSTELLCVFVERGLESTLERSTIARERMGQLLHQLVKASILPTAQYYKGLHQILEMAEDIAIDIPHIWLYLAELITPMLHEGGIPMGELFRETSKPLIPLGKAGVLLVQILTLLCKEMSHKKAGTMWREAGLRWKDFLPEDEDVNKFVTEQNVEFTLGEETEKSNKKELSSNELSKQLERLIQDQADNQRVFDWVEGNLDEQQTSSDVFVRALMTSICQSAIVCDNPYKVDSNLIKTRGKLLQRYLKDEQKELQALYALQALMVQLEQPANLLRVFFDTLYDEDVIKEEAFYKWESSKDPAEQLGKGVALKSVTAFFTWLREAEDESDNS from the exons atgaataaagcacCACAGCCTATAACAGgacccccctccgccccccacCCTGCCCCCTCACCTGGCCTTTCACAG CCCTCGTTCCCTCCTGGGCAGCCCCCCTCCGTCGTGTTCGCCACTCCACCGCCTCCACAAATGAACCCATCAGCACAGCCCCGGCAG TTTGCCTCAGGGCCGCGGCCTTTGCACCAACAG GGAAGCTTCAGATCACTACAG tCCTATTACAACAACAGAACCAACCTGCCTCCGCCCAGCGCGTCACGGGGCGTCCCCCCCAGCAGCGGCCCCCGGCCTGTGGCGCCCACGCACGTTTATCAGGCCGGGTcacagatgatgatgatcccGGGTCAACAGTTGCCTTTCCCAAGCTCACCACAAGGACCTGCTTACTTCATACCCggacag TACCGTTCAGCGACCTATGTGGCCCCCCCCCAGCAGTACCCAGTCCAAACAGGCAACCCGGGTTTCTACACAGCCACAAACCCTGCAGAATATGGTACTTATG GGGCCTACTACCCTGCCCAGCCACAGTTCACCCCCTCTGTGCAGGCGCCCCCGGTCATCATGAACCCcgccccccagcagcagcagccgccacctcagcccccccaacacatcCCCACCAAGCGGGAACGTAAACAG ATCAGAATAAGAGATCCAAACCAAGGTGGTCGAGACATTACAGAGGAAATAATGTCAGGGGGCCGTAGTGGATCTACCCCAACGCCGCCACAG ACAGCCCTGTCTGGAACGGAAAGTCCAACAGTGGGACAGGCCAACGGTGAGAGCGTCCCAGCTGGTGCCGCAGCCACCGTGGTGAGACCAG ATGAGAGAGGGAAACCTACCCCGCCTCCACCATCAAAGACCCCTGAACTTTCTAAGGCAGACCCTGTCCCAGCTGAGACTACCTCCTCTGACCCAAACACTAAGTCTCCTTCCCCACATCTACTATCAGAACCAGAGGACGTTTCTCTACATACTGTCTCCACACTGAGACCGAGTGCTGTTGCAGAAGAAATGGACGCTGCGCCACCTTCCACGGAAGGCCTCCACTCAGCGCCTGAGGTGCCTGCCTACCCTGCACCCCTACCTGATCCTGTGCGCACTTGCACCGCGAAAAGTGAGAAAGCAGCCgcaccggaggaggaggaggaggaagaggaggaggtggaggaggaggaggtggaggagcaggtggaggtggtcAAAGCAGGAGAGGCGGATCCCTCTTCAGACCCTCTCGCTGCACCTCCCTCCACTAGCAACGGTgttgcagaggtggagacagatAGACCAGCGGCCGTGTTTCCTCCCAGTCGTGTGGAGACGACTCTGGAATCTCCTATTGCACAGCCTGAGGAGCTCTGTCTCCCCAACGGTTTGCCGTTGCCGGCGCCGCAGGACCCCGAGGTGCCCGCTGTCGACCCCGGAGAGCGCGACGACAGCCCCATCGCAGAACCTGACATCACCCAAGATTCCCTCGCACAGACGGCCTCAGCCACCGCTGAGATGGCGGAGACTCCTGTTGTTCAGGCCGCCGAGCAGCCCGCCGCAGCCCCCCAGGAGATTTCTGTTGAACAAGTCGCCCAGGCTGTGCCTGTCGAGTCTGAAGTCCAAGAAACAGTTCCTGCAGACGCGGCTCCCACGGAGACCGCAGATGTCGAGGAAAGCCCCCCGATGCCCCAGCCTACCGCCGAGGAAGAGAAGCCATCTTCTGCAGAGACAGTTTCCATAACTGACAGCACATCAGAACCGGTGCCCGCTTCTCCCCCTCCgacagcagaagagagggaggacatCCCACCCCCCCTGACTGCTACGCCCGCCCTTGTAGAAACTACTATGCAAG ctgctgtgtctgtgccaaagaaaaagaggaaaattaaGGAGCTGAACAAAAAGGAGGCAGTAGGAGACCTCCTGGATGCCTTTAAAGAG gagctggtggtggcaCCACCAGAGCCAGCCCCAACACCCGTGCAGGAGACCAAGCCTCCCGTtgttgcttctcctcctccagaggaagCGGACCTGACCTGGGAGGACAAGGAGGACAAGCTGGATGCAGAGAACATTCAGCCAACTGCTCCCGAGCCGACTGTAATTGACAAGAAGTATCAGTACAAAGAAG aacaATGGAAACCAATCAacccagaggagaagaagaagtaTGACAGAGTGTTTCTTCTGGGCTTCCAGTTCAGTTCAGCCAGCATGAACAAACCTGAAGGGCTACCAGCCATCAGTGATGTTGTTCTGGACAAG GCCAACAAGACCCCACTGCGGCAGTTGGACCCCAGCCGTCTCCCAGGAATAAACTGTGGCCCTGACTTTACTCCCTCTTTTGCAAACCTTGGTAGGCCTGGTATGGGAGGAGGTAGAGGACCG CCTCCAGGCATGGGCATCGGGGTCGGCAGTTCACGTCGTTCCCAGCAGGTCCAGAGAAAAGAGCCGAGGAAAATCATCACCACCATGTCGCTCAGTGATGACGTGCAGCTGAACAAGGCGGAAAAGGCCTGGAAACCTTCCGTGAAAAAGAGCGTCCGCACCCGCGGGCCAGAAGAAATCGACGAGAACGATCCGGAATCAATTAAGACCTTCGAGCTCTTTAAAAGTGTTCGCAGCATCCTCAACAAACTGACCCCTCAGAAGTTTCAACAGTTGATGAAACAGGTGATGGAACTGAATATCGACACCGAGGAACGGTTGAAAGGAGTGATAGATCTGATCTTCGAGAAGGCCATCTCCGAGCCAAACTTTTCCGTGGCCTATGCCAACATGTGTCGCTGCCTTATAGGG CTTCGAGTCGAGACCTTGGACAAGACAGGAGCCACTGTGAACTTCCGTAAGGTGCTGCTTAACCGATGCCAGAAGGAATTTGAAAAGgataaagatgatgatgagatcattgagaggaagaggaaagagctGGATTCCGCCTCTGAG GATGTGAAACAGCGTCTCGTTGAGGAGCTACAGGAGGCCGAGGACTCGGCCAGGAGGCGCTCACTGGGAAACATCAAGTTTATTGGCGAGCTCTTTAAGCTTAAGATGCTcacagaggtcatcatgcaCGACTGCATTGTAAAACTGCTCAAAAACCACGACGAGGAGTCCCTGGAGTGCCTGTGTAGACTGTTGTCCACCATTGGCAAGGACCTGGACTTTGAAAAAGCCAAG CCGCGTATGGACCAGTATTTCAATCAGATGGAGAAGATCATAAAAGAGAGGAAGACCACCTCCAGGATCCGCTTTATGCTGCAGGATGTGTTGGATTTGAGacgg AACAACTGGGTTCCACGACGAGCCGACCAGGGACCCAAGACTATAGATCAGATCCACAAGGAGGCcgagctggaggagcacagggagCACATGAAGGTGCAGCAAGCCCTCGTCTCCAAGAAGGAGATGGGCGGTGGTCCTGGCGGCAGGATAGGTGGAGGAATCGGGGGGCGTGGGGGCTCTCACACCCCGGGCCGTGGTGGTCCTCCTCAGGATGAGGGCTGGAATACAGTCCCTATCTCCAAGAGACCCATTGACCCTTCTCGCCTTACCAAAATCACAAAG ACTCCCGTGCTCGACTTCAACAATCAGTACCTGGCCCCTGGTGGTAAGGGCACATTCGGCAGTTGGGGTAAGGGCAGCAGTGGAGGCACCAGCACCAAGCCTGTAGATTCCG GGTCAGAGGCAGGTAGCCGTCCAGCCACCAGCACtctgaacaggttctctgcttTACAACagccttcttcctcctcctcctcctcagcggACCCTGATAGACGGGTTCCTCAGAG AAACAGCTCGAGTCGAGAGCGCGGCGACAACTTCGAGCGCTCTAACCGAGGCGAGCGCTTCGACAGAGGCGAGGACCGGAGAGACGACCACGAGCGAAACAGGCTGCTGGTCACCAAACGCAGCTTCAGCCGGGAAAAGGAAGAGCGGAGCAGGGAGAGGGAGCAGCGCGGACCCGCCGATCCCGTGCGCAGAGTGGCGAGCATGACGGACGACAGGGACCGAGCCAGGAGTCGGGAGAAGAacg AGAAACGGGAGCCAGCCGTCACCCCCCCGCCTCCACAGGCCCCCAGCAAGCCCTCCTTGAATGAGGATGAAGTGAGCAAGAAGTCCGTCGCCATCATCGAGGAGTACATCCATATTTACGACACAAAG GAGGCTCTGCAGTGCGTGCAGGAGCTGAACAGCACCGAGCTGCTGTGCGTGTTTGTAGAACGGGGCCTGGAGTCCACGCTGGAGCGCAGCACCATCGCCAGGGAGCGCATGGGTCAACTGTTACACCAGCTGGTGAAGGCCAGCATCCTGCCAACAGCGCAGTACTATAAAGG GCTCCACCAAATCCTGGAGATGGCAGAAGACATCGCCATCGACATCCCACACATCTGGCTCTACCTGGCCGAGCTGATCACACCTATGCTCCACGAAGGCGGCATCCCAATGGGAGAACTCTTCAG GGAGACCTCAAAGCCTTTAATCCCTCTGGGAAAAGCTGGAGTCTTGTTGGTCCAAATCCTCACTTTACTCTGCAAAGAAATG AGCCATAAAAAGGCCGGGACGATGTGGAGGGAGGCAGGTCTACGGTGGAAAGATTTCCTCCCTGAAGATGAGGACGTCAACAAGTTTGTTACAGAACAG AATGTGGAGTTCACCCTGGGTGAGGAGACGGAGAAGAGCAacaagaaggagctgagctcaAATGAGCTGAGCAaacagctggagaggctgatCCAGGACCAGGCGGACAACCAGAGGGTGTTCGACTGGGTCGAG GGGAACCTGGACGAGCAGCAGACGTCCTCCGACGTGTTTGTCCGAGCTCTGATGACGAGTATCTGTCAGTCAGCCATCGTCT GTGACAACCCCTACAAGGTGGACAGCAACCTGATCAAGACGAGAGGCAAACTGCTGCAGAGGTACCTGAAGGACgagcagaaggagctgcaggctcTCTACGCCCTGCAGGCTCTCATGGTGCAGCTGGAGCAACCCGCCA ATCTGCTGCGCGTGTTTTTCGACACCCTTTACGACGAGGACGTGATCAAAGAGGAGGCCTTCTACAAGTGGGAGTCCAGCAAAGACCCCGCCGAGCAGCTGGGCAAGGGCGTGGCCCTCAAGTCCGTCACCGCCTTCTTCACGTGGCTCCGCGAGGCCGAGGACGAGTCCGACAACAGCTAG
- the LOC101077415 gene encoding eukaryotic translation initiation factor 4 gamma 1 isoform X3 → MNKAPQPITGPPSAPHPAPSPGLSQPSFPPGQPPSVVFATPPPPQMNPSAQPRQSYYNNRTNLPPPSASRGVPPSSGPRPVAPTHVYQAGSQMMMIPGQQLPFPSSPQGPAYFIPGQYRSATYVAPPQQYPVQTGNPGFYTATNPAEYGTYGAYYPAQPQFTPSVQAPPVIMNPAPQQQQPPPQPPQHIPTKRERKQIRIRDPNQGGRDITEEIMSGGRSGSTPTPPQTALSGTESPTVGQANGESVPAGAAATVVRPDERGKPTPPPPSKTPELSKADPVPAETTSSDPNTKSPSPHLLSEPEDVSLHTVSTLRPSAVAEEMDAAPPSTEGLHSAPEVPAYPAPLPDPVRTCTAKSEKAAAPEEEEEEEEEVEEEEVEEQVEVVKAGEADPSSDPLAAPPSTSNGVAEVETDRPAAVFPPSRVETTLESPIAQPEELCLPNGLPLPAPQDPEVPAVDPGERDDSPIAEPDITQDSLAQTASATAEMAETPVVQAAEQPAAAPQEISVEQVAQAVPVESEVQETVPADAAPTETADVEESPPMPQPTAEEEKPSSAETVSITDSTSEPVPASPPPTAEEREDIPPPLTATPALVETTMQAAVSVPKKKRKIKELNKKEAVGDLLDAFKEELVVAPPEPAPTPVQETKPPVVASPPPEEADLTWEDKEDKLDAENIQPTAPEPTVIDKKYQYKEEQWKPINPEEKKKYDRVFLLGFQFSSASMNKPEGLPAISDVVLDKANKTPLRQLDPSRLPGINCGPDFTPSFANLGRPGMGGGRGPPPGMGIGVGSSRRSQQVQRKEPRKIITTMSLSDDVQLNKAEKAWKPSVKKSVRTRGPEEIDENDPESIKTFELFKSVRSILNKLTPQKFQQLMKQVMELNIDTEERLKGVIDLIFEKAISEPNFSVAYANMCRCLIGLRVETLDKTGATVNFRKVLLNRCQKEFEKDKDDDEIIERKRKELDSASEDVKQRLVEELQEAEDSARRRSLGNIKFIGELFKLKMLTEVIMHDCIVKLLKNHDEESLECLCRLLSTIGKDLDFEKAKPRMDQYFNQMEKIIKERKTTSRIRFMLQDVLDLRRNNWVPRRADQGPKTIDQIHKEAELEEHREHMKVQQALVSKKEMGGGPGGRIGGGIGGRGGSHTPGRGGPPQDEGWNTVPISKRPIDPSRLTKITKTPVLDFNNQYLAPGGKGTFGSWGKGSSGGTSTKPVDSGSEAGSRPATSTLNRFSALQQPSSSSSSSADPDRRVPQRNSSSRERGDNFERSNRGERFDRGEDRRDDHERNRLLVTKRSFSREKEERSREREQRGPADPVRRVASMTDDRDRARSREKNEKREPAVTPPPPQAPSKPSLNEDEVSKKSVAIIEEYIHIYDTKEALQCVQELNSTELLCVFVERGLESTLERSTIARERMGQLLHQLVKASILPTAQYYKGLHQILEMAEDIAIDIPHIWLYLAELITPMLHEGGIPMGELFRETSKPLIPLGKAGVLLVQILTLLCKEMSHKKAGTMWREAGLRWKDFLPEDEDVNKFVTEQNVEFTLGEETEKSNKKELSSNELSKQLERLIQDQADNQRVFDWVEGNLDEQQTSSDVFVRALMTSICQSAIVCDNPYKVDSNLIKTRGKLLQRYLKDEQKELQALYALQALMVQLEQPANLLRVFFDTLYDEDVIKEEAFYKWESSKDPAEQLGKGVALKSVTAFFTWLREAEDESDNS, encoded by the exons atgaataaagcacCACAGCCTATAACAGgacccccctccgccccccacCCTGCCCCCTCACCTGGCCTTTCACAG CCCTCGTTCCCTCCTGGGCAGCCCCCCTCCGTCGTGTTCGCCACTCCACCGCCTCCACAAATGAACCCATCAGCACAGCCCCGGCAG tCCTATTACAACAACAGAACCAACCTGCCTCCGCCCAGCGCGTCACGGGGCGTCCCCCCCAGCAGCGGCCCCCGGCCTGTGGCGCCCACGCACGTTTATCAGGCCGGGTcacagatgatgatgatcccGGGTCAACAGTTGCCTTTCCCAAGCTCACCACAAGGACCTGCTTACTTCATACCCggacag TACCGTTCAGCGACCTATGTGGCCCCCCCCCAGCAGTACCCAGTCCAAACAGGCAACCCGGGTTTCTACACAGCCACAAACCCTGCAGAATATGGTACTTATG GGGCCTACTACCCTGCCCAGCCACAGTTCACCCCCTCTGTGCAGGCGCCCCCGGTCATCATGAACCCcgccccccagcagcagcagccgccacctcagcccccccaacacatcCCCACCAAGCGGGAACGTAAACAG ATCAGAATAAGAGATCCAAACCAAGGTGGTCGAGACATTACAGAGGAAATAATGTCAGGGGGCCGTAGTGGATCTACCCCAACGCCGCCACAG ACAGCCCTGTCTGGAACGGAAAGTCCAACAGTGGGACAGGCCAACGGTGAGAGCGTCCCAGCTGGTGCCGCAGCCACCGTGGTGAGACCAG ATGAGAGAGGGAAACCTACCCCGCCTCCACCATCAAAGACCCCTGAACTTTCTAAGGCAGACCCTGTCCCAGCTGAGACTACCTCCTCTGACCCAAACACTAAGTCTCCTTCCCCACATCTACTATCAGAACCAGAGGACGTTTCTCTACATACTGTCTCCACACTGAGACCGAGTGCTGTTGCAGAAGAAATGGACGCTGCGCCACCTTCCACGGAAGGCCTCCACTCAGCGCCTGAGGTGCCTGCCTACCCTGCACCCCTACCTGATCCTGTGCGCACTTGCACCGCGAAAAGTGAGAAAGCAGCCgcaccggaggaggaggaggaggaagaggaggaggtggaggaggaggaggtggaggagcaggtggaggtggtcAAAGCAGGAGAGGCGGATCCCTCTTCAGACCCTCTCGCTGCACCTCCCTCCACTAGCAACGGTgttgcagaggtggagacagatAGACCAGCGGCCGTGTTTCCTCCCAGTCGTGTGGAGACGACTCTGGAATCTCCTATTGCACAGCCTGAGGAGCTCTGTCTCCCCAACGGTTTGCCGTTGCCGGCGCCGCAGGACCCCGAGGTGCCCGCTGTCGACCCCGGAGAGCGCGACGACAGCCCCATCGCAGAACCTGACATCACCCAAGATTCCCTCGCACAGACGGCCTCAGCCACCGCTGAGATGGCGGAGACTCCTGTTGTTCAGGCCGCCGAGCAGCCCGCCGCAGCCCCCCAGGAGATTTCTGTTGAACAAGTCGCCCAGGCTGTGCCTGTCGAGTCTGAAGTCCAAGAAACAGTTCCTGCAGACGCGGCTCCCACGGAGACCGCAGATGTCGAGGAAAGCCCCCCGATGCCCCAGCCTACCGCCGAGGAAGAGAAGCCATCTTCTGCAGAGACAGTTTCCATAACTGACAGCACATCAGAACCGGTGCCCGCTTCTCCCCCTCCgacagcagaagagagggaggacatCCCACCCCCCCTGACTGCTACGCCCGCCCTTGTAGAAACTACTATGCAAG ctgctgtgtctgtgccaaagaaaaagaggaaaattaaGGAGCTGAACAAAAAGGAGGCAGTAGGAGACCTCCTGGATGCCTTTAAAGAG gagctggtggtggcaCCACCAGAGCCAGCCCCAACACCCGTGCAGGAGACCAAGCCTCCCGTtgttgcttctcctcctccagaggaagCGGACCTGACCTGGGAGGACAAGGAGGACAAGCTGGATGCAGAGAACATTCAGCCAACTGCTCCCGAGCCGACTGTAATTGACAAGAAGTATCAGTACAAAGAAG aacaATGGAAACCAATCAacccagaggagaagaagaagtaTGACAGAGTGTTTCTTCTGGGCTTCCAGTTCAGTTCAGCCAGCATGAACAAACCTGAAGGGCTACCAGCCATCAGTGATGTTGTTCTGGACAAG GCCAACAAGACCCCACTGCGGCAGTTGGACCCCAGCCGTCTCCCAGGAATAAACTGTGGCCCTGACTTTACTCCCTCTTTTGCAAACCTTGGTAGGCCTGGTATGGGAGGAGGTAGAGGACCG CCTCCAGGCATGGGCATCGGGGTCGGCAGTTCACGTCGTTCCCAGCAGGTCCAGAGAAAAGAGCCGAGGAAAATCATCACCACCATGTCGCTCAGTGATGACGTGCAGCTGAACAAGGCGGAAAAGGCCTGGAAACCTTCCGTGAAAAAGAGCGTCCGCACCCGCGGGCCAGAAGAAATCGACGAGAACGATCCGGAATCAATTAAGACCTTCGAGCTCTTTAAAAGTGTTCGCAGCATCCTCAACAAACTGACCCCTCAGAAGTTTCAACAGTTGATGAAACAGGTGATGGAACTGAATATCGACACCGAGGAACGGTTGAAAGGAGTGATAGATCTGATCTTCGAGAAGGCCATCTCCGAGCCAAACTTTTCCGTGGCCTATGCCAACATGTGTCGCTGCCTTATAGGG CTTCGAGTCGAGACCTTGGACAAGACAGGAGCCACTGTGAACTTCCGTAAGGTGCTGCTTAACCGATGCCAGAAGGAATTTGAAAAGgataaagatgatgatgagatcattgagaggaagaggaaagagctGGATTCCGCCTCTGAG GATGTGAAACAGCGTCTCGTTGAGGAGCTACAGGAGGCCGAGGACTCGGCCAGGAGGCGCTCACTGGGAAACATCAAGTTTATTGGCGAGCTCTTTAAGCTTAAGATGCTcacagaggtcatcatgcaCGACTGCATTGTAAAACTGCTCAAAAACCACGACGAGGAGTCCCTGGAGTGCCTGTGTAGACTGTTGTCCACCATTGGCAAGGACCTGGACTTTGAAAAAGCCAAG CCGCGTATGGACCAGTATTTCAATCAGATGGAGAAGATCATAAAAGAGAGGAAGACCACCTCCAGGATCCGCTTTATGCTGCAGGATGTGTTGGATTTGAGacgg AACAACTGGGTTCCACGACGAGCCGACCAGGGACCCAAGACTATAGATCAGATCCACAAGGAGGCcgagctggaggagcacagggagCACATGAAGGTGCAGCAAGCCCTCGTCTCCAAGAAGGAGATGGGCGGTGGTCCTGGCGGCAGGATAGGTGGAGGAATCGGGGGGCGTGGGGGCTCTCACACCCCGGGCCGTGGTGGTCCTCCTCAGGATGAGGGCTGGAATACAGTCCCTATCTCCAAGAGACCCATTGACCCTTCTCGCCTTACCAAAATCACAAAG ACTCCCGTGCTCGACTTCAACAATCAGTACCTGGCCCCTGGTGGTAAGGGCACATTCGGCAGTTGGGGTAAGGGCAGCAGTGGAGGCACCAGCACCAAGCCTGTAGATTCCG GGTCAGAGGCAGGTAGCCGTCCAGCCACCAGCACtctgaacaggttctctgcttTACAACagccttcttcctcctcctcctcctcagcggACCCTGATAGACGGGTTCCTCAGAG AAACAGCTCGAGTCGAGAGCGCGGCGACAACTTCGAGCGCTCTAACCGAGGCGAGCGCTTCGACAGAGGCGAGGACCGGAGAGACGACCACGAGCGAAACAGGCTGCTGGTCACCAAACGCAGCTTCAGCCGGGAAAAGGAAGAGCGGAGCAGGGAGAGGGAGCAGCGCGGACCCGCCGATCCCGTGCGCAGAGTGGCGAGCATGACGGACGACAGGGACCGAGCCAGGAGTCGGGAGAAGAacg AGAAACGGGAGCCAGCCGTCACCCCCCCGCCTCCACAGGCCCCCAGCAAGCCCTCCTTGAATGAGGATGAAGTGAGCAAGAAGTCCGTCGCCATCATCGAGGAGTACATCCATATTTACGACACAAAG GAGGCTCTGCAGTGCGTGCAGGAGCTGAACAGCACCGAGCTGCTGTGCGTGTTTGTAGAACGGGGCCTGGAGTCCACGCTGGAGCGCAGCACCATCGCCAGGGAGCGCATGGGTCAACTGTTACACCAGCTGGTGAAGGCCAGCATCCTGCCAACAGCGCAGTACTATAAAGG GCTCCACCAAATCCTGGAGATGGCAGAAGACATCGCCATCGACATCCCACACATCTGGCTCTACCTGGCCGAGCTGATCACACCTATGCTCCACGAAGGCGGCATCCCAATGGGAGAACTCTTCAG GGAGACCTCAAAGCCTTTAATCCCTCTGGGAAAAGCTGGAGTCTTGTTGGTCCAAATCCTCACTTTACTCTGCAAAGAAATG AGCCATAAAAAGGCCGGGACGATGTGGAGGGAGGCAGGTCTACGGTGGAAAGATTTCCTCCCTGAAGATGAGGACGTCAACAAGTTTGTTACAGAACAG AATGTGGAGTTCACCCTGGGTGAGGAGACGGAGAAGAGCAacaagaaggagctgagctcaAATGAGCTGAGCAaacagctggagaggctgatCCAGGACCAGGCGGACAACCAGAGGGTGTTCGACTGGGTCGAG GGGAACCTGGACGAGCAGCAGACGTCCTCCGACGTGTTTGTCCGAGCTCTGATGACGAGTATCTGTCAGTCAGCCATCGTCT GTGACAACCCCTACAAGGTGGACAGCAACCTGATCAAGACGAGAGGCAAACTGCTGCAGAGGTACCTGAAGGACgagcagaaggagctgcaggctcTCTACGCCCTGCAGGCTCTCATGGTGCAGCTGGAGCAACCCGCCA ATCTGCTGCGCGTGTTTTTCGACACCCTTTACGACGAGGACGTGATCAAAGAGGAGGCCTTCTACAAGTGGGAGTCCAGCAAAGACCCCGCCGAGCAGCTGGGCAAGGGCGTGGCCCTCAAGTCCGTCACCGCCTTCTTCACGTGGCTCCGCGAGGCCGAGGACGAGTCCGACAACAGCTAG